The DNA segment GGCCGCGGCCAGGAGCGCCGCCCAGAAGCTGGAAACATCGATGCCCCGCAGGAGCGACGCTGTGATGATCAGGGCCACGGCGTGGATGAGCCACCATCCGAGCCAGTGCTTCCGGACGGATCCCCGCCCGTCCACCCGGCGCACCCCCTCCCAGGTCTCCAGGTTACTCAATCGAGATGCGAACGTGATCCTCATCCTCGTCCACCTCCACCAGGACGCCGCTGGCCCCGGCCTGAACCTGCCGGATCAGCTCGTCCACGTCCAGCTCGCGGCCGTTCACCTGGGCGAGAGCCCGCCTGGGGACGAAGTGAAGGGCCATCTTGGCCAGCTGGATGGGCACCCGTACGTCCACCTTCCGCTCGTCCTCGGACGTCACCTCGATGTGGATGAAGCGGGGCGGGCGATCCTCCTTGTC comes from the Limnochorda pilosa genome and includes:
- a CDS encoding SHOCT-like domain-containing protein; amino-acid sequence: MDDRLQILKMVQEGKISPEEADRLLEALEAPPEARRPAGDDKEDRPPRFIHIEVTSEDERKVDVRVPIQLAKMALHFVPRRALAQVNGRELDVDELIRQVQAGASGVLVEVDEDEDHVRISIE